From a region of the Procambarus clarkii isolate CNS0578487 chromosome 18, FALCON_Pclarkii_2.0, whole genome shotgun sequence genome:
- the LOC123754368 gene encoding glutaryl-CoA dehydrogenase, mitochondrial, protein MALWTSTLRRLYLGAGPRLVSRAQGSLSAPQQNVGQEKTPKVKFDWRDALNLESQLTEDEVMIKDTFRDYCQEKLMPRIIDANRNEKFDLEIMTEMGDMGALGPTIHGYGCPGVSSVAYGLIAREVERVDSSYRSAMSVQSSLVMYPIWDFGTEEQRLKYLPKLAKGELIGCFGLTEPNHGSDPSSMETRAKYIPSDKVYILNGSKTWITNSPIADVVIVWAKCEDGQIRGFIMEKGMPGLVCPKIEGKFSLRASTTGMILMEDVVVPEENLLPGVKGLKGPFSCLNNARYGIAWGVLGAAEFCLDTARCYTLDRKQFGRPLASNQLIQKKLADALTEISLGLQGCIQVGRLKDEGKASPEMISLLKRNSCGKSLEIARHARDMLGGNGVCDEYHVIRHVMNLEAVNTYEGTHDIHALILGRAITGLQAFSSD, encoded by the exons GGCCCAGGGCTCCCTGTCTGCCCCTCAACAAA ATGTTGGGCAAGAGAAGACACCAAAAG TCAAATTTGATTGGCGGGATGCACTTAACCTGGAAAGTCAGTTAACTGAGGACGAGGTAATGATCAAAGATACCTTCCGGGACTACTGCCAAGAGAAGTTGATGCCACGTATTATAGATGCAAACAGAAATGAAA AGTTTGACCTCGAGATCATGACCGAGATGGGTGACATGGGTGCATTAGGACCAACCATTCATGGATATGGATGTCCAGGAGTCTCATCTGTTGCATATGGTCTCATTGCTAGAGAAGTGGAGAGGGTAGATTCTTCTTACAG ATCTGCCATGTCTGTCCAGTCATCACTTGTCATGTACCCCATCTGGGACTTTGGCACTGAAGAACAGAGGCTAAAATACCTTCCTAAACTTG caAAGGGCGAGTTAATTGGGTGTTTTGGGTTGACTGAGCCTAACCACGGAAGTGATCCATCAAGCATGGAGACTCGGGCAAAATATATCCCATCTGACAAAGTCTACATTCTTAATGGTTCCAAGACTTG GATCACAAACTCGCCCATTGCAGATGTTGTTATTGTGTGGGCCAAGTGTGAAGATGGCCAAATACGTGGCTTTATCATGGAGAAAGGCATGCCCGGTCTCGTTTGCCCAAAGATTGAAGGCAAGTTTTCTCTTCGTGCTTCTACTACTGGCATGATCCTGATGGAGGATGTTGTAGTGCCAGAGGAAAATCTTTTACCTGGGGTTAAGGGTCTAAAG GGGCCTTTCAGCTGTTTAAATAATGCACGTTATGGTATTGCATGGGGCGTCTTAGGAGCTGCAGAATTCTGCTTAGACACTGCCCGTTGTTATACATTAGATAGGAAACAGTTTGGTCGTCCTCTTGCAAGCAACCAACTTATACAGAAGAAGCTGGCTGATGCACTGACAGAAATTTCTCTAGGCCTTCAAGGTTGCATTCAAGTTGGTCGTCTTAAGGACGAAGGGAA GGCCTCCCCGGAAATGATCAGTCTCTTGAAGCGAAATTCGTGTGGAAAGTCTCTTGAGATCGCCAGACATGCACGAGACATGCTCGGTGGCAATGGTGTCTGTGATGAGTACCACGTTATTAGACATGTAATGAATCTTGAAGCTGTCAACACCTATGAAG GTACACACGATATCCATGCACTCATCTTAGGCCGTGCCATCACCGGCCTACAAGCATTCAGTAGTGATTAA